One stretch of Arachis duranensis cultivar V14167 chromosome 1, aradu.V14167.gnm2.J7QH, whole genome shotgun sequence DNA includes these proteins:
- the LOC107493731 gene encoding LRR receptor-like serine/threonine-protein kinase RGI3 produces MPVNPWTLFFFSFLCISLFLPYQYSFAVNPQGEALLSWKRTLNGSLEVLSSWDRIEHTPCTWFGVSCNINNQVVQLDLRYVDLFGKLPTNFTALTSLNKLILTGTNLTGSIPKDIANLLELTYLDLSDNALSGEIPTELCYLPKLQELHLNSNDLVGSIPVAIGNLTNLQKLTIYDNQLNGEIPATIGNLKSLQVIRAGGNKNLQGALPEEIGNCSNLVKLGLAETSISGSLPKTLGLLKSLETIAIYTTLLSGEIPQELGDCTLLKNVYLYENSLTGSIPKELGKLSSLEILLLWQNNLVGTIPPEIGNCLQLAVIDVSMNSITGSIPESFGRLTKLEELQLSVNQISGEIPAELGNCQQLTHVEIDNNLITGTIPSELGNLKNLTLLFLWHNKLEGNIPSSLSNCHNLEAVDLSQNMLTGQIPKGIFQLSNLNKLLLLSNNLSGIIPSEIGNCSSLIRFRASNNKITGTIPPQIGNLKNLNFLDLANNRISGVIPDEISGGRNLTFLDLHSNLIAGSLPESLSELVSLQFLDVSDNVIGGTLSPALGSLGALTKLVLGRNRISGSIPNQLGSCSKLQLLDLGSNQLSGKIPGSLGNIPSLEIAMNLSLNQLSGEIPREFSNLEKLGVLDISHNAITGNLQYLAGLQNLVVLNVSHNRFSGHVPDTPFFTKLPLSVLEGNPVLCFAGNQCSGNGNDAGKSSRRAREARVAMVVLLCTACALLMAALYVVVSAKRRGDRENDAEMDGKDSDGTDMAPPWEVTLYQKLDLSISDVAKCLSTSNVIGHGRSGVVYKVNMPGTGLTIAVKKFKTSDKLSASAFSSEIATLARIRHRNIVRLLGWGANRKTKLLFYDYLPNGNLDTLLHEGCTGLIEWETRLKIALGVAEGVAYLHHDCVPAILHRDVKALNILLGDRYEPCLADFGFARFLEEDHPSFSVNPQFAGSYGYIAPEYGCMLKITEKSDVYSFGVVLLEILTGKRPVDPSFREGEHVIQWVREHLKSKKDPIEVLDPKLQGHSDTQIQEMLQALGISLLCTSNRGEDRPTMKDVAALLREIRHEEGPPAGCDEAHKPIKRNTEASSYSSSSLSSTVTPAQLLLLQSGSHSSSSLAYSSSSVAAGYHYPPRNHQS; encoded by the exons ATGCCTGTAAATCCATGgaccctcttcttcttctccttcttatgCATTTCCCTTTTCCTTCCATACCAATACTCCTTCGCCGTCAACCCACAAGGGGAAGCTCTTCTTTCTTGGAAGAGAACCTTAAACGGTTCCTTAGAGGTTCTCAGCAGTTGGGACCGAATTGAACACACTCCATGCACCTGGTTCGGTGTAAGCTGCAACATCAACAACCAAGTAGTTCAATTGGATCTCAGGTATGTGGATTTGTTTGGAAAACTCCCTACGAATTTCACTGCATTGACTTCATTGAACAAACTCATCTTAACCGGAACCAACCTCACGGGCTCTATTCCCAAGGATATTGCCAACCTTCTAGAACTCACCTACTTGGACCTCAGTGACAATGCATTAAGCGGTGAAATCCCAACAGAACTCTGTTACTTGCCGAAACTCCAAGAGCTTCATCTGAACTCCAATGACCTTGTTGGCTCCATTCCGGTGGCGATTGGGAACCTCACCAATCTCCAGAAGCTAACCATTTATGATAACCAACTCAACGGTGAGATTCCGGCCACCATCGGGAACTTGAAGAGCTTGCAAGTTATCAGAGCCGGTGGGAACAAGAATCTACAAGGTGCTTTACCCGAAGAAATTGGAAACTGTTCCAACTTAGTGAAGCTGGGTTTGGCTGAAACTAGCATCTCTGGTTCTCTTCCTAAAACATTGGGACTACTCAAGAGCCTTGAAACCATTGCCATCTACACTACGCTTCTCTCAGGCGAAATTCCACAAGAACTCGGCGACTGTACTCTCCTCAAGAATGTCTATCTCTATGAAAACTCGCTCACCGGATCCATTCCTAAGGAACTGGGGAAACTCAGCAGCCTTGAGATTCTTCTGCTATGGCAGAACAATCTGGTCGGCACCATTCCCCCGGAGATTGGTAACTGCCTCCAGTTAGCGGTTATCGACGTGTCAATGAACTCGATTACTGGAAGCATACCGGAGAGTTTTGGCAGATTAACGAAGCTAGAGGAGCTTCAGCTGAGCGTAAACCAGATTTCAGGGGAGATTCCTGCAGAGCTTGGTAACTGCCAGCAACTAACTCACGTGGAGATAGATAACAACCTCATAACGGGAACGATACCTTCAGAGTTGGGGAACCTCAAGAACTTGACGCTTCTCTTCCTTTGGCATAACAAACTCGAAGGGAACATACCATCCTCGCTCTCTAACTGCCACAACCTTGAGGCCGTTGATCTCTCGCAGAACATGCTGACGGGTCAGATACCTAAGGGGATATTCCAGCTCAGCAATCTGAACAAACTTCTGTTACTCTCTAACAACCTATCCGGAATCATTCCTTCAGAGATTGGTAACTGCTCCTCCCTCATACGCTTCAGAGCCAGTAACAACAAGATCACAGGTACCATTCCGCCTCAGATCGGCAACTTGAAGAATCTCAACTTCTTGGACCTTGCCAATAACCGTATTTCGGGTGTTATTCCGGACGAAATCTCCGGCGGCCGCAATCTCACTTTCTTGGACTTGCATTCTAATTTGATCGCCGGAAGCTTGCCGGAGAGTCTGAGCGAGCTTGTTTCGCTTCAGTTTCTAGATGTTTCTGATAACGTCATCGGAGGGACGTTGAGTCCTGCGCTTGGTTCACTCGGTGCGTTGACGAAGCTGGTTTTAGGGAGGAATCGGATCTCCGGTTCGATTCCGAATCAACTTGGTTCTTGCTCAAAGCTTCAGTTGCTCGACCTTGGCAGCAACCAACTCTCCGGAAAAATCCCTGGAAGTCTTGGAAATATTCCATCTCTGGAAATAGCCATGAATCTAAGCCTCAACCAACTCTCCGGCGAGATTCCAAGGGAGTTCTCGAACTTGGAGAAGCTTGGTGTCTTGGACATTTCTCACAATGCCATCACTGGAAATCTCCAATATCTCGCTGGTTTGCAAAATCTCGTGGTGCTTAACGTCTCGCACAACAGATTCTCAGGTCACGTCCCAGACACTCCATTCTTCACGAAACTTCCGCTTAGCGTGCTCGAAGGGAACCCCGTGCTGTGCTTCGCCGGTAACCAGTGCTCCGGTAACGGCAACGATGCCGGGAAGTCGTCGCGTCGGGCAAGGGAGGCACGCGTGGCAATGGTGGTCCTATTATGCACGGCATGCGCTCTGCTCATGGCGGCGCTATACGTCGTAGTGTCTGCCAAACGAAGAGGGGACCGCGAAAACGACGCCGAAATGGACGGAAAGGATAGCGACGGCACGGACATGGCCCCACCCTGGGAAGTAACACTTTACCAGAAGCTCGACCTGTCGATTTCTGACGTGGCAAAATGCCTGTCCACCAGCAACGTCATCGGGCACGGTCGATCCGGTGTCGTTTACAAGGTGAACATGCCTGGAACGGGGCTGACCATCGCCGTGAAGAAGTTCAAGACGTCGGATAAATTATCGGCGTCGGCGTTCTCGTCGGAGATTGCGACTCTGGCAAGGATACGCCACCGTAACATTGTGCGATTACTTGGTTGGGGCGCAAACCGTAAAACAAAGTTACTGTTTTACGATTATTTACCTAACGGTAACCTGGACACGCTGTTGCATGAGGGATGCACAGGATTAATAGAGTGGGAGACGCGGCTCAAGATAGCACTGGGCGTCGCTGAGGGCGTAGCTTACTTGCACCACGATTGCGTCCCTGCTATCTTGCACCGCGACGTTAAAGCCCTCAACATCCTGTTAGGTGACAGGTACGAACCGTGTTTGGCTGATTTCGGATTCGCACGCTTCTTGGAAGAAGATCACCCTTCGTTTTCCGTTAATCCACAGTTCGCAGGTTCTTACGGGTACATTGCTCCTG AGTATGGTTGCATGCTAAAGATAACAGAGAAGAGCGATGTTTACAGCTTTGGGGTGGTCCTGCTAGAGATTCTAACAGGGAAAAGGCCAGTAGATCCATCATTCCGAGAAGGGGAACACGTAATCCAGTGGGTGAGGGAGCACCTTAAGAGCAAGAAAGACCCAATAGAGGTTCTTGATCCCAAGCTACAAGGGCACTCAGACACACAGATTCAGGAGATGCTGCAGGCGCTTGGGATATCTCTACTGTGCACCAGCAACCGGGGGGAGGATCGACCGACAATGAAGGACGTGGCAGCATTATTGAGAGAAATCAGACACGAAGAGGGCCCACCGGCAGGGTGTGATGAGGCCCACAAGCCCATCAAAAGAAACACGGAGGCCTCGTCGTATTCTTCGTCGTCCTTGTCCTCCACTGTGACCCCGGCTCAGTTATTGCTCCTTCAATCAGGCTCTCATTCCTCGTCCTCCCTTGCATATTCCTCTTCCTCCGTAGCCGCAGGGTACCACTACCCACCAAGGAATCATCAATCATGA